In Caminicella sporogenes DSM 14501, one DNA window encodes the following:
- a CDS encoding AEC family transporter, translating into MAALEQVFVLFLLIVVGYVIKKLKIITNDMNRDISNLVLYVTLPAFIITAMNFSFSPDVLIKSGKLVIISFCIYAFIISLSYMFCKILNLKNKTRDIFQYAMVFSNVGYMGYPVTKAVFGDLGVFYAAIYNLPFNILVWTFGIFLMTRLKRRENNHFVKGSKINLKLFINPGFVAVCIGFTLFLFSIKLPTPIFSTLRMLGGVTTPLSMLFIGSILADVKFSEIISDIKVYLLCMIRLLILPLLVLVILKILGFNDYLVAIPTIITAMPVAANAAIMASKYENDYKLASKAIFLSTMFSIITIPFIVMLIR; encoded by the coding sequence GTGGCTGCACTAGAACAAGTATTTGTACTGTTTTTGTTAATCGTTGTAGGATATGTAATAAAAAAATTGAAAATAATTACTAATGATATGAATAGAGATATAAGTAATTTAGTGCTGTATGTTACATTACCTGCATTTATAATTACTGCAATGAATTTTTCATTTTCTCCAGATGTACTTATAAAAAGCGGTAAGTTAGTTATTATTTCATTTTGCATTTATGCTTTTATTATTAGTTTGTCCTATATGTTTTGTAAAATACTTAATTTAAAAAATAAAACTAGAGATATTTTTCAATATGCTATGGTATTTTCAAATGTAGGATATATGGGTTATCCTGTAACAAAAGCTGTATTTGGGGATTTAGGCGTGTTCTATGCAGCCATATATAATCTTCCATTCAATATATTAGTATGGACATTTGGAATATTTTTGATGACTAGATTGAAGCGTAGAGAAAATAATCATTTTGTAAAGGGTAGTAAAATAAATTTAAAATTATTTATTAATCCGGGATTTGTAGCTGTTTGTATAGGATTTACATTATTTTTATTTTCAATAAAACTGCCTACTCCAATATTTAGTACTTTGAGAATGCTTGGAGGAGTTACAACTCCTCTTTCCATGCTGTTTATAGGGTCAATATTAGCCGATGTAAAATTTTCAGAAATAATTAGCGATATAAAAGTTTATTTATTATGTATGATTAGACTGTTGATACTTCCTTTATTAGTTTTAGTTATATTGAAAATTTTAGGTTTTAATGATTATTTAGTAGCAATACCTACTATAATAACGGCTATGCCTGTAGCTGCAAATGCAGCGATAATGGCTTCAAAATAT
- the glgB gene encoding 1,4-alpha-glucan branching protein GlgB translates to MVEDRFIGYICPSSFDIYLFHQGNSFRSYKFLGAHITEYRGIRGVSFTVWAPNAKEVRVVGDFNNWNGIGYSMNKVEENGIWNIFISGIGEGHLYKYEIHTNDGRVILKSDPYAFYSEKRPNTASIVTSLKNYVWNDEMWMKNKEELYDKPVNIYEMHLGSWKTKGHENFYTYSEIVEDVIRYVKEMGYTHIELLPLTEYPFDGSWGYQATGYFSITSRYGRPEDFMYFVDRCHQEGIGVILDWVPGHFCKDSHGLYRFDGTAVYEHADSIIAENKEWGTATFDYGKPEVVSFLISSAVFWFDVYHIDGLRVDAVSYMLYLDHGKKENDWKPNRYGGRENLEAIEFIKKLNKTIFEYYPKALMIAEESTAWPQVTSPVHLGGLGFNFKWNMGWMNDMLRYMKTDPIYRKYHHDLITFSFVYAFSENYILPLSHDEVVHGKKSLIEKMPGDYWQKFANLRLFYSYMIAHPGKKLLFMGGEFGHFIEWDYKKELDWFLLKYPMHEKFKHYVKRLNNFYKNERALYVQDSSHEGFSWIDHQNDKESIIAFIRKAERDFVIAVFNFTPIIRIEYKIGVPYKGEYEEVFNSDLEEFGGSGVENRGIIRADDNSWHNQPYSIKINLPPLGAVFLKLRR, encoded by the coding sequence ATGGTAGAGGATAGATTTATAGGATATATATGTCCGAGTTCTTTTGATATATATTTATTTCATCAGGGAAACAGCTTTAGAAGTTATAAATTTTTAGGAGCTCATATAACTGAATATAGGGGAATAAGAGGAGTAAGTTTTACAGTATGGGCTCCAAATGCTAAAGAAGTCAGAGTAGTAGGAGATTTTAACAATTGGAATGGAATAGGATACAGTATGAACAAAGTAGAAGAAAATGGAATATGGAACATATTTATATCTGGAATTGGAGAAGGACATTTATATAAATATGAAATACATACAAATGACGGCAGAGTAATATTAAAATCAGACCCATATGCATTTTATTCGGAAAAGAGACCAAATACAGCTTCAATAGTAACATCTTTGAAAAATTATGTTTGGAATGATGAAATGTGGATGAAAAACAAAGAAGAACTTTATGATAAACCAGTCAATATATATGAAATGCATTTGGGTTCATGGAAAACAAAAGGACATGAAAATTTTTACACATATAGTGAAATAGTAGAAGATGTTATAAGGTATGTAAAAGAAATGGGATATACTCATATAGAATTATTGCCTCTTACAGAATATCCATTTGACGGTTCTTGGGGCTATCAAGCAACGGGATATTTTAGCATAACAAGTAGATATGGGAGACCTGAAGATTTTATGTACTTTGTAGACAGATGCCATCAAGAAGGTATAGGAGTAATATTAGACTGGGTTCCGGGACATTTTTGTAAAGATTCTCATGGTTTATATAGATTTGATGGAACAGCAGTATATGAACATGCAGATTCAATAATAGCAGAAAATAAAGAATGGGGAACGGCGACATTCGATTATGGAAAGCCTGAAGTAGTTAGTTTTTTAATATCAAGTGCAGTATTTTGGTTTGATGTTTATCACATAGACGGATTGAGAGTAGATGCTGTGTCTTACATGCTGTATTTAGACCATGGGAAAAAGGAAAATGATTGGAAGCCAAATCGATATGGCGGAAGAGAAAATTTAGAAGCAATAGAATTTATAAAAAAATTAAATAAGACAATATTTGAATACTATCCGAAAGCACTTATGATAGCTGAAGAATCTACAGCATGGCCACAAGTTACATCACCTGTACATCTTGGCGGATTGGGTTTTAATTTTAAGTGGAATATGGGTTGGATGAACGATATGCTAAGATACATGAAAACAGACCCTATATACAGAAAGTATCATCATGATTTAATAACATTTTCATTTGTATATGCATTTTCAGAAAATTATATACTTCCACTATCACATGATGAAGTAGTTCACGGAAAAAAATCGCTTATAGAAAAGATGCCGGGAGACTATTGGCAAAAGTTTGCAAATTTAAGATTATTTTATTCATACATGATAGCACATCCGGGGAAAAAACTTTTATTCATGGGAGGAGAATTTGGACATTTTATAGAGTGGGATTACAAAAAAGAATTAGACTGGTTTTTATTAAAATATCCTATGCATGAAAAGTTTAAGCACTATGTAAAGAGATTGAATAATTTTTATAAAAATGAAAGGGCTTTGTATGTTCAAGACAGCAGTCATGAGGGTTTTTCATGGATTGACCATCAAAATGATAAAGAAAGCATAATAGCATTTATAAGAAAAGCAGAAAGAGATTTTGTAATAGCAGTATTTAATTTTACTCCTATAATCAGAATTGAATATAAGATAGGCGTTCCATATAAGGGAGAATATGAAGAAGTATTTAATAGTGATTTAGAAGAATTTGGAGGCTCTGGAGTTGAGAATAGAGGAATTATTAGAGCTGATGACAATAGCTGGCATAATCAGCCTTATTCTATAAAAATCAATCTTCCACCTTTAGGAGCAGTATTTCTAAAACTTAGAAGATAA
- a CDS encoding phospho-sugar mutase encodes MNYMEKYNEWISSPYFDEETKEELLKIKDDEKEIEDRFFKELEFGTGGLRGVIGAGTNRINKYNIRKATQGLANYILKNVENAKNRGVVIAYDSRHKSPEFAKEAALVLNANGIKAYLFESLRTTPELSFTVRELGCAGGIVITASHNPPEYNGYKVYGEDGGQLVPKFANMVIEEIRNINDFSEVKYIDEKEALDKGLLNIIGEEIDRKYIDKVKSLVIRKDVIENMKDFKIVYTPLHGTGAMPVKRVLNEIGFENVIVEPKQEIPDSNFSTVKYPNPEEHDAFKLAIKLAEKENADIIIGTDPDCDRVGAVVKNKNGEYVVLTGNQTGALLIDYILSSMESIPKNGVIVKTIVTSELGAVIAKSYGVEVINTLTGFKFIGEKIKEFEQNKDKKFIFGYEESYGYLAGTFVRDKDGVIASMLIAEMAAYYKSKGMTLLDGLKNIYEKYGYYKEDLKSITLKGKEGIEKIGRIMNDFRNNPPLNIEGIRVKIIRDYKESLSKNILDKTENKLDLPKSNVLHFTLEDGSWFAIRPSGTEPKIKIYFSVVSDSEKNAEDKLNIIRKFVLDKINEIE; translated from the coding sequence ATGAACTATATGGAAAAATACAATGAATGGATTAGCAGTCCATATTTTGATGAAGAAACGAAAGAAGAACTTTTAAAAATAAAAGATGATGAAAAAGAAATAGAAGACAGGTTCTTTAAAGAATTAGAATTTGGTACAGGAGGACTTAGAGGAGTAATTGGGGCAGGTACAAATAGAATAAATAAATATAATATCAGAAAGGCTACACAGGGACTTGCAAATTACATATTAAAAAATGTAGAAAATGCTAAAAATAGAGGAGTTGTCATAGCATACGATTCAAGACATAAATCACCAGAATTTGCAAAAGAAGCAGCATTAGTATTAAATGCTAATGGAATAAAGGCTTATTTATTTGAATCTCTAAGAACAACTCCAGAACTTTCATTTACAGTAAGAGAACTTGGCTGTGCAGGTGGTATAGTAATTACAGCAAGTCATAACCCACCTGAGTATAATGGATACAAAGTTTATGGAGAAGATGGAGGACAGTTAGTACCTAAATTTGCAAATATGGTCATAGAAGAAATTAGAAATATAAATGATTTTAGTGAAGTAAAGTACATAGACGAAAAAGAAGCTTTAGACAAAGGGCTTTTAAATATTATTGGAGAAGAAATAGATAGAAAATATATAGATAAGGTTAAATCACTAGTAATAAGAAAAGATGTAATAGAAAATATGAAAGACTTTAAAATAGTATATACACCTCTACATGGAACAGGTGCTATGCCAGTTAAAAGAGTATTAAATGAAATAGGTTTTGAAAACGTTATAGTAGAGCCAAAACAGGAAATTCCAGATAGCAATTTTTCTACAGTAAAATATCCAAATCCAGAAGAACATGATGCTTTTAAACTTGCAATTAAGCTTGCTGAAAAAGAAAATGCAGATATTATCATAGGAACAGACCCAGACTGTGATAGAGTAGGAGCAGTAGTAAAAAATAAAAATGGAGAATATGTCGTTTTAACTGGAAATCAAACAGGAGCACTGCTGATTGACTATATTTTATCATCTATGGAAAGTATTCCGAAAAACGGAGTGATAGTAAAAACTATAGTAACTTCTGAACTTGGAGCAGTTATAGCAAAGAGTTATGGAGTAGAGGTTATCAATACACTTACGGGATTTAAATTTATAGGTGAAAAGATTAAAGAGTTTGAACAAAATAAAGACAAAAAGTTTATATTTGGATATGAAGAAAGTTATGGATACTTAGCTGGAACTTTTGTAAGAGATAAAGATGGGGTCATAGCTTCAATGTTAATAGCTGAAATGGCAGCTTATTATAAATCAAAGGGAATGACTTTACTTGACGGACTTAAAAATATTTATGAAAAGTACGGTTATTATAAAGAGGATTTAAAATCAATAACTCTTAAAGGAAAAGAAGGTATAGAAAAAATAGGAAGAATAATGAATGATTTTAGAAATAATCCGCCTTTAAATATTGAAGGCATAAGAGTTAAAATTATAAGGGATTATAAAGAAAGTTTATCTAAAAATATTTTAGACAAAACTGAAAATAAACTTGATTTGCCTAAGTCAAATGTACTTCACTTTACTTTAGAAGATGGCTCTTGGTTTGCTATAAGACCTTCTGGAACAGAACCTAAGATAAAAATATATTTTTCTGTTGTATCAGATAGTGAAAAAAATGCTGAAGATAAACTTAATATAATAAGAAAATTTGTGCTTGACAAAATAAATGAAATAGAGTAG
- the pulA gene encoding type I pullulanase — protein sequence MVKINEFLYEGDDLGATYNKDFTTFKVWAPTQEDVKVIIYEHYDDKYGKVYPMTKNDNGVWELELVGDYKNKYYNYIVKKDIYEVETPDPYTKGATVNGQKGMIVDFSSINPEGWENHKIPQPIKSTESIIYEMHIRDFSVHKSSGMKYKGKYLAFTEMGTKNEEGLSTGIAHLKELGITHIHFLPIFDFASVDEKEENEYNWGYDPYLYNVPEGSYSTNPYDGRVRIYELKKMIMTLHENDIRVIMDVVYNHTYEVETSPFNILVPKYYYRTDSEGHYTNGSGCGNEIASEKPMVRKFIIDSLKFWAKEYKIDGFRFDLMGLFDEYTVKEIERELREINPNILLYGEPWTGGISGLDEKYQFRKGKQRGMNVAVFNDDFRNAIKGDNDGMGLGFVNGGADLEREIKKGIVGSIDYDLDKKGFADEPSETVNYVSCHDNLILFDKIEKTNYYMSFEERAKMNKLALSIILTSQGIPFIQGGTEFLRTKKGSSNSYNAGDEINGIDWSRKTTYLEIFNYIKDLISLRKNSKVMTLGRAEDIRKYLKFIKSEPKSVAYLLTSPYEEDYRQMIIIHNANLKEIDVKLPLPGQWKVIANEYEVNQNGVAKGIEICTDSVKVAPLSTYILINI from the coding sequence GTGGTGAAGATAAATGAATTTTTATATGAAGGTGATGATTTAGGGGCAACTTATAATAAGGATTTTACAACATTTAAAGTTTGGGCACCTACTCAGGAAGACGTCAAAGTAATTATATATGAGCACTATGATGATAAATACGGCAAGGTATATCCAATGACTAAAAATGATAATGGAGTTTGGGAATTAGAACTTGTAGGAGATTATAAAAATAAGTATTACAATTATATTGTAAAGAAGGATATTTACGAAGTAGAAACTCCTGACCCTTATACAAAAGGAGCTACTGTAAATGGTCAAAAAGGCATGATTGTAGATTTTAGCTCAATAAATCCAGAGGGATGGGAAAACCATAAAATTCCTCAGCCAATAAAATCTACTGAATCTATTATTTATGAAATGCACATTAGAGATTTTTCAGTTCATAAAAGTTCAGGCATGAAATACAAGGGAAAGTATTTGGCATTTACCGAAATGGGTACAAAAAATGAGGAAGGACTGTCTACTGGAATAGCTCATCTTAAAGAATTGGGAATAACTCATATACATTTTCTGCCTATATTTGATTTTGCTAGTGTAGATGAAAAAGAAGAGAATGAATACAATTGGGGATATGACCCATATCTTTATAATGTACCTGAAGGTTCATATTCTACAAATCCATATGATGGTAGAGTGAGAATTTATGAACTTAAAAAGATGATAATGACGCTTCATGAAAATGATATAAGAGTAATAATGGATGTTGTATATAATCATACTTATGAGGTAGAAACATCTCCATTTAATATACTCGTTCCTAAGTATTACTATAGAACAGATAGTGAAGGTCATTATACAAACGGTTCAGGATGTGGCAATGAAATAGCATCAGAAAAACCTATGGTTAGAAAGTTTATAATCGATTCTTTAAAATTTTGGGCTAAGGAATATAAAATAGACGGATTTAGATTTGACCTCATGGGATTATTTGATGAATATACAGTAAAAGAAATCGAAAGGGAGCTTAGAGAAATAAATCCTAATATACTGCTTTATGGAGAACCTTGGACTGGTGGCATTTCTGGATTAGATGAAAAGTATCAGTTTAGAAAAGGAAAACAGCGTGGAATGAACGTGGCAGTATTTAATGATGATTTTAGAAATGCTATAAAAGGTGATAATGATGGAATGGGACTTGGATTTGTAAATGGAGGAGCAGATTTAGAAAGAGAAATAAAAAAGGGCATTGTAGGAAGTATAGATTATGATTTGGATAAAAAAGGATTTGCAGATGAGCCTAGTGAGACTGTAAATTATGTAAGCTGTCATGATAATTTAATTCTTTTCGATAAAATAGAAAAAACTAACTATTACATGTCATTTGAAGAAAGGGCAAAGATGAATAAACTAGCTTTATCCATAATATTAACTTCTCAAGGTATACCATTTATACAAGGTGGGACAGAGTTTTTAAGGACTAAAAAAGGAAGCAGTAATAGTTACAATGCAGGAGATGAAATAAACGGAATAGATTGGAGCAGAAAAACTACTTATTTAGAAATTTTTAATTACATTAAAGATTTAATTTCTCTTAGAAAAAACTCAAAGGTTATGACACTTGGTAGAGCAGAAGATATAAGGAAATATTTAAAATTTATCAAGTCAGAGCCAAAGTCTGTTGCATATCTTTTAACTTCACCATATGAAGAAGATTATAGACAAATGATTATTATACACAATGCAAATTTAAAAGAAATAGATGTAAAACTGCCTTTACCGGGACAGTGGAAAGTAATAGCAAATGAGTATGAAGTAAATCAAAATGGTGTTGCTAAAGGAATAGAAATATGTACTGATAGCGTGAAAGTTGCTCCTTTATCAACTTATATACTCATAAATATTTGA
- the glgD gene encoding glucose-1-phosphate adenylyltransferase subunit GlgD, with translation MKDLMGIINLSENEEAIKELTYNRPIATIPIAGRYRVIDFILSNMVNSGIYNICIFTQGKSRSLMDHLGMGKPWDLDRKIDGLSVLNPVVNLNNFTTYRGDLENFKNHLDYIKYSRQDYVLLARSYMICNIDFREALKYHKESGADITIIYKKMINHNRRFLGCNTLNLDERERVISIGRNAGNRRYYNISMEMYIMRKELLLEIIHDSLTMGDSEYLKQAIFQRLDVLNVNAYSFDGYLACINTIQNYYETSMDLLDVEISKELFHKNGTIYTKVKDEPPVKYSQCSKVKNSLVANGSIIKGTVENCIIGRGVHIEKGAVVKNSIIMQKCVIEQGAYIRNAIIDKYVHITKNNLLSGDRKNPLMIKKGSIL, from the coding sequence GTGAAAGACTTAATGGGAATTATTAATTTGAGTGAAAATGAAGAAGCTATAAAAGAACTCACGTACAACAGACCTATAGCTACTATACCTATAGCAGGAAGATATAGAGTAATAGATTTTATACTTTCAAATATGGTAAATTCGGGAATATACAATATATGTATTTTTACTCAAGGGAAAAGTCGTTCTTTAATGGATCATTTAGGAATGGGTAAGCCTTGGGATTTAGATAGAAAAATTGATGGATTGTCTGTTTTAAATCCAGTAGTAAATTTAAATAACTTTACTACCTATAGAGGAGATTTGGAAAATTTTAAAAACCACTTAGATTATATTAAATACAGCAGACAGGATTATGTACTTTTAGCGAGGAGTTATATGATTTGCAATATAGATTTTAGAGAAGCTCTAAAATATCACAAAGAAAGTGGAGCTGATATAACTATTATCTATAAAAAAATGATAAATCACAATAGACGATTTTTAGGTTGTAATACTTTAAATCTAGATGAAAGAGAAAGAGTAATAAGTATAGGAAGAAATGCAGGAAATAGAAGGTATTACAACATATCTATGGAAATGTATATAATGAGAAAAGAACTACTTTTAGAAATAATACACGATAGTCTGACGATGGGAGACAGTGAATATTTAAAACAAGCTATATTTCAAAGATTAGATGTTTTAAATGTAAATGCATATTCGTTTGATGGGTATTTAGCTTGTATAAATACAATACAAAATTATTATGAAACGAGCATGGACCTTTTAGATGTAGAAATTTCAAAAGAATTATTTCACAAAAACGGTACTATTTATACAAAAGTAAAAGATGAACCTCCGGTAAAATATTCACAGTGTTCTAAAGTTAAAAACTCATTAGTCGCAAATGGTTCTATAATAAAGGGAACTGTAGAAAATTGTATTATAGGTAGGGGAGTACACATTGAAAAAGGTGCGGTAGTAAAGAACAGTATTATCATGCAAAAATGCGTAATTGAACAGGGAGCATATATTAGAAATGCTATAATAGATAAATATGTTCATATTACGAAAAATAATTTACTTAGTGGAGATAGGAAAAATCCTTTGATGATAAAAAAAGGTTCAATACTTTAG
- a CDS encoding glycogen/starch/alpha-glucan phosphorylase, with protein MMITKNIFKNDFIKKLKTERGTTIDEATDLDIYYALGSLVRDYIAEDWVNTNKRYIKKGEKQVYYFSMEFLMGKLLVSNLINLGIKDICEEGLKDFGIDLEKIEEVEKDQGLGNGGLGRLAACFLDSMASIGVPGHGCGIRYNYGLFEQKIIDGYQVEFPDKWLQYENVWEIRKENKAVEVKFGGDVRVVEENGRLKFIHENYESVLAVPYDTPIVGYKNKQINTLRLWSAETVKRDFNYTCFSKGNYLKAFEYKNSVEAISHVLYPNDAYEAGKTLRLKQEYFLVSAGIQSIIRTFKKRGKPIEDFDDYVAIHINDTHPALAIPELMRILMDEEGLGWDEAWRITTNTIAYTNHTIMSEALEKWNVDIFKKLLPRIYMIVHEINERFCRELWNTRYYGNFEKIAEMAIIADNQVKMAHLAIVGSHSVNGVAKLHTEILKKQELKDFYEYYPYKFNNKTNGISHRRWLIKANPELTKLITEAIGDGWIRVPTKMRGLLKYKDDPSYQEKIYTIKQNHKIKLAKMIKEKQGIDVDPNTIFDIHAKRIHEYKRQLLIVLYIMYLYNRLKEDKNLDIYPRTFIFAGKAAPAYYTAKQIIKLINTLAKKVNNDKDVNDKLKVVFLENYGVSLAEKLITCANVSEQVSTTTKEASGTGNMKFMMNGAITIATLDGANIDIRNAVGDENIVIFGLKEKEILKLYRNGTYNSMDIYNNDIRIKTILDQMQGKSLCKKEGEFSIIVDSLLKHNDEFFVLKDFDDYVKAQEKIDKLYRNQSVWQEKSIINIGCSGVFSSDRTIYEYATGIWKVNIYHSYYK; from the coding sequence ATGATGATAACTAAAAATATATTTAAAAATGATTTTATTAAAAAACTAAAGACAGAAAGAGGGACAACTATAGATGAAGCAACAGACCTTGACATATACTATGCTCTTGGGAGCTTAGTAAGAGATTATATAGCTGAAGATTGGGTTAATACAAATAAAAGATATATTAAAAAAGGTGAAAAGCAAGTATACTATTTTTCAATGGAGTTTTTGATGGGAAAACTGCTTGTGAGCAACCTTATAAATCTTGGAATAAAAGATATTTGTGAAGAAGGACTTAAAGATTTTGGTATAGATTTAGAGAAAATTGAAGAAGTAGAAAAAGATCAGGGATTGGGAAATGGAGGACTTGGAAGACTTGCAGCTTGTTTTTTGGATTCTATGGCATCAATAGGTGTTCCGGGACATGGCTGTGGTATAAGATATAACTATGGGTTGTTTGAACAAAAAATAATAGATGGGTATCAAGTAGAATTTCCAGATAAATGGCTTCAATATGAAAATGTTTGGGAAATAAGGAAAGAAAATAAAGCAGTAGAAGTTAAATTTGGAGGAGATGTCAGGGTTGTTGAAGAAAATGGAAGGCTGAAGTTTATACATGAAAATTATGAATCCGTTTTAGCTGTTCCGTATGATACTCCTATTGTAGGATATAAAAATAAACAAATAAATACACTTCGCCTTTGGAGTGCAGAAACTGTTAAAAGAGATTTTAACTACACATGTTTTAGTAAGGGGAATTATTTAAAAGCATTTGAGTATAAAAATTCAGTAGAAGCTATTTCACATGTGTTATACCCAAATGATGCATATGAAGCAGGTAAAACTTTAAGACTTAAACAGGAATATTTTTTAGTTTCTGCTGGTATACAGAGTATAATCAGAACTTTTAAAAAGAGGGGAAAACCTATAGAAGACTTTGATGATTACGTAGCAATTCATATAAATGATACGCATCCTGCACTTGCAATACCAGAACTCATGAGGATATTAATGGATGAAGAAGGACTTGGATGGGATGAAGCATGGAGAATTACTACAAATACTATAGCATATACAAATCATACTATAATGTCAGAAGCACTTGAAAAGTGGAATGTAGATATATTTAAAAAACTTCTTCCACGTATATATATGATAGTACATGAGATAAATGAAAGATTTTGTAGAGAACTCTGGAATACTAGATATTATGGAAATTTTGAAAAGATTGCAGAAATGGCAATAATAGCAGACAATCAGGTGAAAATGGCTCATTTGGCTATAGTTGGAAGTCATAGTGTAAACGGAGTGGCAAAACTTCATACAGAAATACTTAAAAAACAGGAACTTAAGGATTTTTATGAATACTATCCATATAAATTTAATAATAAGACAAATGGGATAAGTCATAGAAGGTGGCTCATCAAAGCAAATCCTGAACTTACAAAATTGATAACTGAAGCAATTGGAGATGGCTGGATTAGAGTACCAACTAAGATGAGGGGATTATTAAAATACAAAGATGACCCATCTTATCAAGAAAAAATTTACACTATCAAACAAAATCACAAAATAAAATTGGCAAAAATGATTAAGGAAAAACAAGGTATAGATGTAGACCCTAATACAATCTTTGACATACATGCAAAGAGAATTCATGAATATAAGAGACAGTTGTTAATAGTTTTATATATAATGTATTTATATAATAGATTAAAAGAAGATAAAAATTTGGATATTTATCCGAGAACATTTATTTTTGCTGGAAAAGCTGCACCTGCATATTATACTGCTAAACAGATTATAAAACTGATAAATACTTTGGCTAAAAAAGTAAATAATGATAAAGATGTCAATGATAAGTTGAAAGTTGTATTTTTAGAAAACTATGGAGTTTCATTAGCAGAAAAACTTATAACGTGTGCAAATGTAAGTGAGCAGGTATCTACTACAACTAAAGAAGCTTCAGGAACTGGAAATATGAAATTTATGATGAATGGAGCAATTACTATAGCAACTCTTGATGGAGCAAATATAGATATTAGGAATGCTGTTGGCGATGAAAATATAGTAATATTTGGTTTAAAGGAAAAAGAAATACTTAAGCTTTACAGAAATGGAACATATAATTCTATGGATATATACAATAATGATATTAGAATAAAAACTATACTAGACCAGATGCAAGGTAAATCTTTATGCAAAAAAGAAGGAGAATTTTCTATAATCGTAGATTCACTTCTAAAGCACAATGATGAATTTTTCGTATTAAAAGATTTTGATGATTATGTAAAAGCTCAAGAAAAAATAGATAAATTGTATAGAAATCAATCAGTATGGCAAGAAAAATCCATAATAAATATAGGCTGTTCTGGTGTATTTTCAAGTGATAGAACTATTTATGAGTATGCTACAGGCATTTGGAAAGTAAATATATATCATAGCTATTATAAATAA